The Paenibacillus sp. RUD330 genome has a segment encoding these proteins:
- a CDS encoding BglG family transcription antiterminator: MELTYRMRQILDSLLRPPYEITVAEIARTIRVSARTVHRELDAVESFLHRSGIMLRRKAGSGLSVEGDPERLEALRAQVLIPEEAEYSSDERQVYLLCRLLASKEPVKLFSLASEMKVTVPTVGADLDDLSEWTGKQGLLLIRRRGYGVEITGSEPLLREAVRAVVRLRLDDLRLIAGSDDQPIHPVDAMIAGMAGADRIGLVEEALWRWEEGNQRETLSEEAYTDLLVRLSIGAVRIEAGMTVSEGDMDRLAYARKSAASGHAAGEAAGSETGSAAILCRMLGEALGIAYSVAEAAYAAELLRRAASHSSGSLAADDLELAGKVRSFIRRMSELDGTDYSADRSLRDGLFAHLKAALERLGAGQRIRNPLLEAIRKEYPELYRQVRQAADSALPGFTVPDEEIAFLVMHFGASRERLRQVSQVMRAIVVCTSGIGSSKMIAVRLRKEFPQLQIVDQASWYEAARIPRSDYDLIISTVDLPLPEDQYLKLSPLLTPPEADRLREFIQSKSWQGEGLRPKPAGDAAAAAAELIKEWESPAAGPVPNDAGKASEAAGLAGLEQLGAATKQCIELLNAFRVLRLSVDGRPALEKWLSAACGHEALGDTVKDVHRVVDLLLRREENGTQLIPGTELALFHTRTDAVLKPSLLLFEMESALRLDGAEGPRLARFLLMLAPRQLSRESLEVLSEVSVTLLDDEMIQALAEGREDRIRALIASHLRGYLKTKLESE, from the coding sequence ATGGAGCTAACGTATCGGATGCGCCAGATTCTCGATTCGCTGCTTCGTCCCCCATACGAGATCACCGTGGCGGAAATCGCTCGTACGATCCGCGTCAGCGCCCGGACGGTGCACAGGGAATTGGACGCGGTCGAGAGCTTCCTGCATCGCAGCGGAATCATGCTTCGCCGCAAAGCAGGGTCGGGGCTCAGCGTCGAGGGGGATCCGGAGCGCCTGGAAGCTCTCCGGGCCCAAGTGCTCATTCCCGAGGAGGCGGAGTACTCCTCCGATGAGCGGCAGGTGTACCTGCTCTGCCGGCTGCTGGCGTCCAAGGAGCCGGTGAAGCTGTTCTCGCTGGCTTCGGAGATGAAGGTGACCGTGCCGACCGTAGGAGCCGATCTGGACGACCTGTCCGAATGGACGGGAAAACAAGGTCTGCTGCTCATCCGCAGACGGGGATACGGGGTTGAAATCACAGGCTCCGAACCTCTGCTGCGGGAAGCGGTGAGAGCGGTCGTGCGCTTGCGCCTGGACGACTTGCGGCTGATCGCCGGCAGCGACGACCAGCCGATCCATCCGGTAGACGCGATGATTGCGGGCATGGCGGGCGCGGATCGGATCGGGCTCGTGGAAGAGGCTCTCTGGAGATGGGAAGAGGGCAACCAGCGGGAAACGCTTAGCGAGGAGGCCTATACCGATCTGCTTGTTCGGCTGTCGATCGGTGCGGTAAGAATAGAAGCGGGGATGACGGTCAGCGAAGGGGATATGGACCGGCTCGCCTATGCGCGCAAAAGCGCAGCCTCCGGACATGCGGCCGGCGAAGCCGCCGGAAGCGAGACCGGTTCGGCCGCCATCCTGTGCCGCATGCTGGGGGAGGCTCTCGGCATCGCCTATTCCGTCGCGGAAGCCGCCTATGCGGCGGAGCTGCTGCGCCGTGCGGCCTCACATTCTTCCGGCTCGCTGGCGGCGGACGATCTGGAGCTGGCCGGCAAGGTGCGGTCGTTCATCCGCCGCATGAGCGAGCTGGACGGGACCGATTATTCGGCGGACCGCTCGCTGCGCGACGGGCTGTTCGCCCATCTGAAGGCGGCTCTCGAGAGGCTGGGGGCAGGCCAGCGGATCCGCAATCCGCTGCTGGAGGCGATACGCAAGGAATACCCGGAGCTGTATCGCCAGGTTCGCCAGGCAGCCGATTCCGCCCTGCCCGGATTCACGGTTCCCGATGAGGAGATCGCATTTCTTGTCATGCATTTCGGGGCTTCCAGAGAGCGTCTCCGGCAAGTAAGCCAAGTGATGCGGGCAATCGTCGTATGCACGAGCGGCATCGGGTCTTCCAAAATGATTGCGGTCCGCCTGCGCAAGGAGTTCCCGCAGCTGCAGATCGTGGATCAGGCATCCTGGTATGAGGCGGCGCGCATACCGCGGTCGGATTACGACCTCATCATCAGCACGGTGGACTTGCCGCTGCCCGAGGACCAGTATTTGAAGCTGAGCCCGCTTCTCACCCCGCCGGAGGCGGATCGCCTCCGGGAATTCATCCAGAGCAAGAGCTGGCAGGGCGAGGGTCTCCGGCCGAAGCCGGCCGGCGATGCGGCTGCGGCCGCAGCGGAGCTGATCAAGGAATGGGAATCCCCGGCTGCAGGACCCGTTCCGAACGATGCCGGCAAAGCGTCGGAAGCGGCCGGCCTTGCGGGACTGGAGCAGCTTGGGGCGGCTACCAAGCAGTGCATCGAGCTGTTGAACGCCTTCAGGGTGCTGCGGCTGTCCGTAGACGGACGGCCAGCCCTGGAGAAGTGGCTGAGCGCCGCATGCGGACACGAGGCGCTCGGAGACACGGTGAAGGATGTCCATCGGGTCGTCGATCTGCTGCTGCGCCGCGAGGAGAACGGGACGCAGCTCATACCGGGCACGGAGCTGGCGCTCTTCCATACCCGCACCGACGCCGTGCTCAAGCCGTCTCTGTTGTTGTTCGAGATGGAATCGGCCTTGCGGCTGGACGGCGCGGAAGGGCCGCGGCTTGCCCGCTTCCTGCTCATGCTGGCGCCCCGCCAGCTGTCTCGCGAAAGCCTCGAGGTGCTCAGCGAGGTCAGCGTCACGCTGCTGGACGACGAAATGATCCAGGCTCTCGCGGAGGGCCGGGAGGACAGGATCAGGGCGCTGATCGCCTCCCATCTGCGCGGCTATCTCAAAACAAAACTGGAAAGCGAGTGA
- a CDS encoding PTS sugar transporter subunit IIA has product MSILSADKIRLNVQVADKFEAIRMAGQMLVDAGHADQGYIEKMIERENALSTYMGSGLAIPHGTNEAKAMIRSTGLAVLQVPGGVDFGGDEPAVLIVGIAAQNGEHMDILTSVAMVCSDEDNMEKIRTAGSAEEIISIFESGMEE; this is encoded by the coding sequence ATGAGCATTTTATCGGCAGACAAAATCAGATTGAACGTACAGGTGGCCGACAAATTCGAAGCGATCCGCATGGCGGGCCAGATGCTGGTCGACGCCGGACACGCCGACCAAGGCTATATCGAGAAAATGATCGAGCGCGAAAACGCGCTCTCGACCTATATGGGCAGCGGACTGGCCATTCCCCATGGCACGAACGAAGCCAAGGCGATGATCCGGTCGACCGGCCTAGCCGTGCTGCAGGTTCCGGGCGGCGTCGACTTCGGCGGCGACGAGCCTGCCGTGCTGATCGTCGGCATCGCCGCGCAGAACGGCGAGCATATGGATATTCTGACGAGCGTCGCGATGGTCTGCTCCGACGAGGACAACATGGAGAAGATCCGTACTGCGGGATCGGCCGAGGAAATCATCTCGATCTTCGAAAGCGGGATGGAAGAATGA
- a CDS encoding PTS mannitol transporter subunit IICBA, with the protein MAKTTPSSSSGGARVGVQKFGRFLSGMVMPNIGAFIAWGLITALFIPTGWFPNEYLAKLVGPMITYLLPLLIGYTGGSMIHKQRGGVIGALVTMGVIVGTDIPMFLGAMVVGPGAAWVLKKFDQAVEGKIRPGFEMLVNNFSLGIIGGGLVLVAYALIGRIIEGLTNILSTGVDWLVAHHLIPLVNILIEPAKILFLNNAINHGVLNPIAVEQAKEAGKSILFMLESNPGPGLGILLAYMFVGRGAARQSAPGAAIIHFFGGIHEIYFPYILMNPRLILAAIAGGVTGTFTFSLFSAGLVGPPSPGSIIAYLAMAPRGEILPVLSGVITAAVVSFLIAALLLKTSKKAVEDEDDLEAATQRMKDMKATGTPASAAAAASEGAREATAGMSAGLKGKDEVHKIVFSCDAGMGSSAMGASILRKKMKAAGSPIEVTNTAISDIPSDADIVITHKTLTDRARGVAPKAEHISIDNFLKSPEYDELVKRLTNE; encoded by the coding sequence GTGGCCAAAACCACTCCATCCTCCTCATCCGGCGGTGCCCGGGTAGGAGTTCAAAAATTCGGACGCTTCCTTAGCGGCATGGTCATGCCGAATATCGGAGCGTTCATCGCTTGGGGATTGATCACGGCCTTGTTCATACCGACAGGCTGGTTCCCGAACGAATATCTCGCCAAGCTCGTCGGCCCGATGATCACCTATCTGCTTCCGCTGCTGATCGGTTATACCGGCGGTTCGATGATCCACAAGCAGCGCGGCGGCGTCATCGGCGCACTCGTCACCATGGGCGTCATCGTCGGCACCGACATTCCGATGTTCCTCGGTGCGATGGTCGTAGGTCCAGGCGCGGCATGGGTGCTGAAGAAGTTTGACCAGGCCGTCGAAGGAAAGATCCGTCCCGGCTTCGAGATGCTCGTCAACAACTTCTCGCTCGGCATCATCGGCGGCGGACTCGTCCTGGTCGCTTACGCGCTCATCGGACGCATCATTGAAGGCCTGACGAACATCCTCTCCACAGGCGTGGATTGGCTGGTCGCCCACCATCTTATTCCGCTGGTCAACATCCTCATCGAGCCGGCGAAGATCCTGTTCCTGAACAACGCGATCAACCACGGCGTCCTGAACCCGATCGCGGTCGAGCAAGCCAAGGAAGCCGGCAAGTCGATCCTGTTCATGCTCGAATCCAACCCGGGTCCGGGCCTCGGCATCCTGCTGGCCTACATGTTCGTCGGCCGCGGAGCTGCCCGCCAGTCCGCTCCCGGCGCAGCGATCATCCATTTCTTCGGCGGGATTCACGAGATCTACTTCCCGTACATCCTGATGAACCCTCGCCTGATCCTGGCTGCCATCGCAGGCGGCGTGACCGGCACGTTCACGTTCTCCCTGTTCAGCGCAGGCCTGGTCGGACCTCCGTCCCCGGGCAGCATCATCGCTTACCTGGCGATGGCGCCGCGCGGCGAGATTCTCCCGGTTCTCAGCGGCGTGATCACGGCTGCGGTCGTATCCTTCCTCATTGCCGCGCTGCTGCTCAAGACGAGCAAGAAGGCGGTCGAAGACGAGGACGATCTGGAAGCTGCAACCCAGCGCATGAAAGACATGAAGGCTACCGGCACTCCGGCCTCGGCCGCAGCTGCGGCATCCGAAGGCGCTCGCGAAGCGACCGCAGGAATGTCCGCCGGACTGAAAGGCAAGGATGAAGTGCATAAAATCGTCTTCTCCTGCGACGCAGGCATGGGATCCAGCGCGATGGGCGCATCCATCCTCCGCAAGAAGATGAAGGCTGCGGGCTCGCCGATCGAAGTCACGAATACGGCGATCAGCGACATCCCGTCGGATGCGGACATCGTCATTACGCACAAAACGCTTACCGACCGCGCTCGCGGCGTAGCGCCGAAGGCGGAGCATATTTCCATCGACAATTTCTTGAAAAGTCCGGAATACGACGAGCTCGTCAAACGACTGACGAACGAATAA